From a single Dromaius novaehollandiae isolate bDroNov1 chromosome 13, bDroNov1.hap1, whole genome shotgun sequence genomic region:
- the LOC112984287 gene encoding receptor-interacting serine/threonine-protein kinase 2-like — protein MAKSLPVISQEDLDSFTLTRTASGFALKAFHVPWNIHISVKLLTTQNTTDREWKLLLQDIADIRHYQSERLLPSLGIYQCHGLVGTVTEWMSNGSLHSLIHERQLYPELPFPLLIRILSDVAEGLHYLHSLGPAFCHGSLKPSNVLLDAQYRGKISDYGLTYWRKEQRRSDLQNCNHRNCQDLVYLSPEIFEGGFPSQEGDIYSFGILCWESLSRQKPFEGHKTLLEVLTKVCSGLRPEISAKFIPSNLPQRNRLLHLIVLCWHQEPDYRPHVRECTDLLKGILTSINKEAISTAIYNLMDAKETALNACKGSEIYTLQTGIRNSEIICPQKNNQVINKKIPFVVPNLSAILFDSSANNSGRENTLETALANTIPRNTTTKQDHPGSDSRKSNLGPSFSAFPLSGPTTGRESSLCHKDPPLLLQHSPQSTCLEQALTGPCCKGNCCQILTCRREAILSRMTEGRLNHILDVLRSQQMLSRVDYETITSYPTVTGRARALLDTCLCLGERAAEVVVTVLSVSKCSPLAQSSHCTDCPSKINRLLQ, from the exons GGAGTGGAAGTTGCTGCTTCAGGATATAGCAGACATCCGACACTACCAGTCTGAACGTCTCCTACCTTCTCTGGGGATTTACCAGTGCCATGGACTTGTGGGAACAGTGACTGAATGGATGAGCAATGGATCCCTCCATTCCCTCATCCATGAG CGTCAGCTGTACCCAGAGCTTCCATTTCCCTTACTCATAAGGATCCTATCGGATGTGGCTGAAGGACTGCATTACCTTCACAGCCTCGGGCCTGCCTTCTGCCATGGCAGCCTTAAGCCTTCCAATGTCCTTCTGGATGCACAGTACAGAGGCAAG ATATCAGATTATGGTCTAACCTACTGGAGGAAAGAGCAACGGAGGTCAGACCTGCAGAACTGCAATCACAGAAACTGCCAGGATTTAGTGTACCTTTCTCCTGAAATATTTGAAGGAGGTTTTCCTTCACAGGAAGGTGATATTTACAG TTTTGGAATACTGTGTTGGGAGAGCCTTAGCAGACAGAAACCTTTTGAAG GCCACAAAACCTTGCTGGAAGTTTTGACAAAAGTCTGTAGTGGTTTGCGTCCTGAGATTTCAGCAAAGTTTATACCAAGCAATTTGCCACAGAGGAACAGACTGTTGCACCTCATCGTTCTGTGCTGGCATCAAGAACCAGATTACAGGCCACATGTCAGAG AATGCACAGACCTTCTAAAGGGAATTTTGACTAGTATAAATAAGGAGGCAATTTCCACTGCAATCTACAACCTGATGGATGCAAAG GAGACAGCACTTAATGCATGCAAAGGTTCAGAAATATACACATTGCAGACAGGCATACGCAATTCAGAG ATCATCTGTccacaaaaaaacaaccaagtcATCAACAAGAAAATTCCTTTTGTAGTGCCAAACTTGTCAGCTATTCTATTTGACAGCAGTGCAAATAACTCAGGAAGAGAAAATACTCTTGAGACTGCTTTGGCAAATACTATCCCACGGAACACAACAACAAAGCAAG ATCATCCTGGTTCTGACAGCAGAAAATCAAATCTGGGGCCTTCCTTTTCCGCTTTTCCGTTATCTGGTCCAActacaggcagagaaagcagtcTGTGCCATAAGGACCCACCACTGCTACTCCAGCACAGCCCACAAAGCACATGTCTTGAGCAAGCACTGACAG GTCCTTGCTGCAAAGGAAACTGCTGTCAAATACTAACCTGCCGTCGAGAAGCCATACTGAGCCGCATGACAGAAGGACGCCTCAACCACATCCTAGATGTTCTTCGCTCACAGCAAATGTTGTCCCGAGTGGACTATGAAACAATCACCTCGTACCCCACAGTGACTGGCCGTGCTCGGGCACTGTTAGACACTTGTCTTTGCCTTGGAGAGAGGGCAGCAGAGGTTGTAGTGACTGTACTTTCAGTGAGCAAATGCAGTCCCTTGGCACAAAGCAGCCATTGCACAGACTGTCCTTCTAAGATAAATAGGCTATTGCAGTGA